The Octopus sinensis unplaced genomic scaffold, ASM634580v1 Contig18532, whole genome shotgun sequence genomic sequence CACAAGCACATGACAAACGTCACAAAGGAAATAAACGAGATTAAGCTCTCAGCAGCTGGCTTACTAAGGATAATAGCAGTTTCGACCCTCAAAACTAATGTTTGAATTTTATTGTACCCACCCCCCAAAGAACTATGTAAATATGCCCGCTCGAAATTGAGTCACTTTTACAacttgtacttatgtgtgtgtgtgtgtgtgtgtgtgtgcgtgtgtgtgtatttatagatatatgaatgtatgtgagtggtGTTGCGTTAACTGAAACTTAAATTACTGTACTTCGAAGTAATCTTCACAAAATGTGCGCctctaattatttaataaatcatCCGAagcagattttttaaaaaagacaccCATTGGGTCATGAACTTATGTTTAGGTTCAGTTCTATGTCACTTCCGTTGAGATGCTTCACATCTCTACGTGCAAAAGTTTCACattataaggaagaaaaaaatttacaggcctttttttgctctttttaccTTATGCGGCTGATGGTTATTGCCAAGAATAGAACCAAGTCCCACTTTACGGTTACGTGAAGGAATCTCCACACGGGAATTTGAtctgccagaaataacagccaaattttatCACTTCACACCCTGCCtcttaacaacaaaaatataacaagaaagagaagagaacatCGTCCGACGAGGTCCGAGATAGATTTTAAAAATgcgggatggtcatagctggaacacgTTTAATTGTCGGGATAATCATGACGGGAGCGCCTTCTCAATCAGAATGCCTTGGAACCAAATAACGACAACAAAAGATCGACCTTAAAAGAGTTCGTAAAATgtcattaattataattactgtAATTAGAGAGAAATTCGAAACCTACGGGAGTGTTACTTTTCAACTGAAAGAAAAAGTAAGGAAGTCAGATAAGGTGTTTAGCAGGCCCAGCATAACGATGTACACAATATGGGTGCCTTGTGTTACGACACAGCATGGCTGACGCTTGCTTTGCAATTATGTGGTTGTggtttcagtcccaatgcgtgccatcttgtcttgtactatagccctgGTCCCACCACGTTTTCTGAGTGAATCTGGTTAAAGGATACTGTGTGGAAgaccaccgtgtgtgtgtgtttctgtgtttgttcccctagcactgcttgacaaccggcattggtttgtttacgtccccgttactatcggttcggcaaaagagaccaatacagtaGGTACCAGACTTATAAATGAGCTCCAaataaatgctggggtcgattttctcaactaaaatcTAAAAGGTAAACTTCAAAGGggcaaagacccccttcggtcctGAACGgctatgagattgcacctagaaagttcccctccgagttACAAGgttgtccgggcaaggttgttcatggaagaccagtgggggggggggtcgcccatgcataccagcctcctctctccatgctaccgatgttatccaagttAAAAGCAAAAActggtacagcttggcaccagtgatttcGCAACTCAcctctacagatgagtgaactggagcaacatgaaataatgtcttgctcaagaatacagcaCACAAcagcacacagcccggtccgggaatcgaactcaccacctcGTGACTctgagctcgacgctctaaacactgagccatttTACGACGACAAAAGCAACAATTTGGGTCAACGTTAATCGCTTTCGTCTAATTCCTTCAGAAAATGAATTTAACGGATCTCGACCAAAATTTCTTATGAGATTTGTGCGTAAGTGGTGGAGTATTCCGCAGCGATGTGTGTCTTTAATAGAATACTCGAGAAGAATCATTTTGACAAAGTAGGACCTTTTAGAATTCCAGGAACAATCCATCAGCGGGTCAAAACTCAATAAAatcttaagaaatatatattttaaatgtaaaattgtaTCATTTTATATTCGAACCCTCGACGTTAGGACTACATTCCAGCGATTAAGTGTTTATCAGAACTTTTCTCGTCAaccaaatatctatttctttactaccctcaaggggctaaacacagagaggacaaacaaggacagacaaacggattaagtcgattatatcgactccagtgcgtaactggtacttatttaatcgaccccgaaaggatgaaatgcaaagtcgacctcggcggaatttgaactcagaacgtacggcagacgaaataccgcaaagcatttcgcccagcgtgctaacgtttcccgCAGCTCGTCGCCTTTTTCTCGTCAACCAAATATCATAAAATGGATTTGGTGGTCTTACCTTTTCTGGAAATATTcatgattacacacacagacacacacacacacacacactcatacacacacacgcctgcacatacacacacacgcctgcacatacacacacaagcctgcacacacgcacgcgctcctctacacgcatatatatttctttattgcccacaaggggctaaacatagaggggacaaacaaggacagacataggtattaagtcgattatatcgaccccagtgcgtaactggtacttaatttatcgaccccgaaaggatgaaaggcaaagtcgacctcagcggaatttgaactcggaacgtaacaacaggcgaaataccgctaagcatttcgcccggcgtgctaacgtttttgccagctcgccgtcctctacacgcatatatggggtatatatgtgtgtgtgtgtgtgtgtgtgtgtgtgtgtgtgtgtgtgtgtgtatgtatgtatgtatgtttttatggaaTATGCACCCTTTTGCGTCCCAGAAAACGGTAGGCATTACTTTTTTCTGTGGAAGGttgagtcttgaatttcttttcgCTGACGATTCTGTCTTTTCGCTCCGTATTCTACCTTTGAcattctggctcaaagtgatggacTCAGGTCTCATCTCCTGTGACTATTCTCTCCCAAAAAACTTCGCCTTCATCGTTGTAGCGGTCAAGTAAGAGTCGAAGATCTTCAAACGATTGCAATTTTGCGCTTCGGTAAGCTCTCTTAACACCCATCTCGCACTGACTTTACGTAAGGGAAGCTTGTCGTGGTGATTTTATATGCAGAACCATGTCTAATTTACACCACATCGATGGTCACTCGTCGGTTGATGGGTGTCCTGCCCCCTCTGCGGTTCATGGGTGTCCTGCCCCCTCTGCGGTTGATGGGTGTCCTTCCCCCTCTGCGATTGATGGGCGACCTGCCCCCTCTACGGTTGATGGGCGTCCTGCCCCCTCTGCGGTTCATGGGTGTCCTGCCCCCTCTGCGGTTGATGGGTGTCCGGCCCCCTCTGCGGTTGTTGAGCGTCCTACCCCCTCTGTGGTTGATGGGCGTCCTGCCCCCTCTGCGGTTGATGGGTGTCCGGCCCCCTCTGCGGTTGTTGGGCGTCCTGCCCTCTCTGCGGTTGACGGGCGTCCTGCCCCCTCCGCAGTTTTTGGGCGTCCTGCCCCCTCTGCGGTTATTGGGCGTCCTGCCCCCTCTGCGGTTGATGGGCGTCCTTCCCCCTATGCGGTTGTTGGGCGTCCTGCTCCCTATGCGGTTGATGGGCGTCCTGCCCTCACTGCGGTTGATGGCGTCCTGCCCCCTCTGCGGTTGTTGGGCGTCCTGCCCCCTCTACGGTTGATGGGCGTCCTGCCCCCTCCGCGGTTGATGGGTGTACTGTCCCCTCTGCGGTTGTTGGGCATCCTGCTCCCTATGCGGTTGATGGGCGTCCTGCCCCCTCTGCGTGCTTCACGCTTGTTCGGCCAGttttaaacttctcgatccactcacacacacttctCGGCAGTGGAGCGCTGCCCCCTGACACACCTTCAGATCAGAGAAATAGGACATCTGTTCTTTCTTTATACGTGCTGTCAGTGGAGTGGCCATGTTTTCTCTGGGACACAAGAAAGAAAACCGTTTCTAAAAAGTTCCAAAGCAAAACTGATTATTACATTCATTATTCAAAAATATGCTaattatattgtttaatattttataataactaTTTAAAATAACTGTTTTATTTGAAGAAGATTGAAACATCAATGTATAGACCAACATCAATAAAATGTCTATATACATCAACGAGTC encodes the following:
- the LOC115231447 gene encoding formin-2-like gives rise to the protein MVTRRLMGVLPPLRFMGVLPPLRLMGVLPPLRLMGDLPPLRLMGVLPPLRFMGVLPPLRLMGVRPPLRLLSVLPPLWLMGVLPPLRLMGVRPPLRLLGVLPSLRLTGVLPPPQFLGVLPPLRLLGVLPPLRLMGVLPPMRLLGVLLPMRLMGVLPSLRLMASCPLCGCWASCPLYG